In one window of Eggerthella guodeyinii DNA:
- the hisH gene encoding imidazole glycerol phosphate synthase subunit HisH codes for MAPRIAIVDYRKGNLKSVERGIDAAGGHAFVACDPAAIAAADAIVLPGVGAFADAAATMQALGQTGVVRERIAAGVPFLGICLGMHLLFEEGIEGAPDEDDEASTHNARGLAVLPGVVGAMPKADAEGRAYKVPHVGWNTVEFAGAPSPLFEGVEPGEYFYFTHGFIAPSGPFAIGETTHSVTFPSAVRYGDAAFGVQFHPEKSSDAGARLLRNFVSIVKGA; via the coding sequence ATGGCCCCGCGCATTGCCATCGTCGACTACCGCAAGGGCAACCTGAAGAGCGTCGAGCGCGGCATCGACGCGGCGGGCGGCCACGCGTTCGTCGCGTGCGATCCCGCCGCCATCGCCGCCGCCGATGCCATCGTGCTGCCGGGCGTGGGCGCGTTCGCCGACGCGGCCGCCACGATGCAGGCGCTCGGGCAGACGGGCGTCGTCCGCGAGCGCATCGCGGCCGGCGTGCCGTTCCTCGGCATCTGCCTGGGGATGCACCTGCTGTTCGAGGAGGGCATCGAAGGCGCACCCGACGAGGACGACGAGGCCTCCACGCACAACGCCCGCGGCCTGGCCGTGCTGCCCGGCGTGGTGGGCGCGATGCCGAAGGCCGACGCGGAGGGCCGCGCGTACAAGGTGCCCCACGTCGGCTGGAACACGGTGGAGTTCGCGGGCGCGCCGTCGCCGTTGTTCGAGGGCGTCGAGCCGGGCGAGTACTTCTACTTCACGCACGGCTTCATCGCGCCGTCGGGCCCGTTCGCCATCGGCGAGACGACGCACAGCGTGACGTTCCCCAGCGCCGTGCGCTACGGCGACGCGGCGTTCGGTGTGCAGTTCCATCCCGAGAAAAGCTCGGACGCCGGCGCGCGTCTGCTGCGCAATTTCGTGTCCATCGTGAAAGGGGCGTGA
- the hisA gene encoding 1-(5-phosphoribosyl)-5-[(5-phosphoribosylamino)methylideneamino]imidazole-4-carboxamide isomerase, with protein sequence MYLLPAIDILGGKAVRLAKGDYDRVTVYHDDPAAQAQLFEEQGAAWLHVVDLDGARSGVPENIAIIERILKKTLLKVEVGGGVRSLDTIARLADAGVSRVVLGTSLVADPAFAEAAIAQYGRLLCAGIDAKGGEVAVAGWREGAGVAAEELARDVSALGFRHLVYTDIARDGMQTGVEAAAYAAMAEAFGHPVIASGGVAGVDDLVRLGEVAGSIEGVIAGRAVYEGALSVEEGVRACDEATRRAEAAAIQADPCGIGGARC encoded by the coding sequence GTGTACCTGCTTCCGGCCATCGACATCCTGGGCGGCAAGGCCGTCCGCCTCGCCAAGGGCGACTACGACCGCGTGACCGTGTACCACGACGACCCCGCCGCCCAGGCGCAGCTGTTCGAAGAGCAGGGCGCTGCGTGGCTGCACGTGGTGGACCTCGACGGCGCCCGCTCAGGCGTTCCCGAGAATATCGCCATCATCGAGCGCATCCTGAAGAAGACCCTGCTCAAGGTGGAGGTGGGCGGCGGCGTGCGCTCGCTCGACACCATCGCGCGCCTGGCCGACGCAGGCGTGTCGCGCGTGGTGCTGGGCACGTCGCTTGTGGCCGACCCCGCCTTCGCCGAGGCCGCCATCGCACAGTACGGCAGGCTCTTGTGCGCGGGCATCGACGCGAAGGGCGGCGAGGTGGCCGTGGCCGGTTGGCGCGAGGGCGCGGGCGTGGCGGCCGAGGAGCTGGCGCGCGACGTGTCGGCGCTCGGGTTCCGGCACCTCGTGTACACCGACATCGCGCGCGACGGCATGCAGACCGGCGTCGAGGCGGCGGCGTACGCGGCGATGGCGGAGGCGTTCGGCCATCCGGTGATCGCGTCGGGCGGCGTGGCCGGCGTGGACGACCTCGTGCGCCTGGGCGAGGTGGCCGGCAGCATCGAAGGCGTCATCGCGGGGCGCGCCGTGTACGAGGGCGCGCTGTCGGTGGAGGAAGGGGTGCGGGCATGCGACGAGGCCACGCGCCGCGCCGAAGCCGCCGCCATCCAGGCCGACCCCTGTGGGATCGGCGGTGCGCGATGCTAG
- the hisF gene encoding imidazole glycerol phosphate synthase subunit HisF, with protein MLAKRVIPCMDVKDGRVVKGVNFVNLRDAGDPIELAQRYDEERADEVIFLDITATSDDRATTVDLASRASEQLHLPYCVGGGFRSVADIRTMIAAGADKVSVNSAAVAEPSLITQAAAAFGSQAILCAIDAKQVAGNPNKWEVYVHGGRTATGIDAVAWAQEAARRGAGEILLTSMDRDGSRDGFDCALTRAVARAVDIPVIASGGVGKLEHFAQGVIEGEADAVLAASVFHFGELTVRQVKEHMRAQGIPVRL; from the coding sequence ATGCTAGCGAAACGTGTGATCCCCTGCATGGACGTGAAGGACGGGCGCGTGGTGAAGGGCGTCAACTTCGTGAACCTGCGCGACGCGGGCGACCCCATCGAGCTCGCGCAACGCTACGACGAGGAGCGCGCCGACGAGGTGATCTTCCTCGACATCACGGCCACGAGCGACGACCGCGCCACCACCGTCGACCTCGCCAGCCGCGCGAGCGAGCAGCTTCACCTGCCGTACTGCGTGGGCGGCGGCTTCCGCAGCGTGGCCGACATCCGCACGATGATCGCCGCCGGCGCCGACAAGGTGTCGGTGAACTCGGCCGCCGTGGCGGAGCCGTCGCTCATCACCCAGGCCGCCGCGGCGTTCGGCTCGCAGGCCATCCTGTGCGCCATCGACGCGAAGCAGGTGGCGGGCAACCCGAACAAGTGGGAGGTGTACGTGCACGGCGGGCGGACGGCCACGGGCATCGACGCGGTCGCCTGGGCGCAGGAGGCGGCGCGCCGCGGGGCGGGGGAGATCCTGCTCACCAGCATGGACCGCGACGGCAGCCGCGACGGCTTCGACTGCGCGCTCACCCGGGCCGTCGCGCGCGCGGTGGACATCCCGGTCATCGCCTCGGGCGGGGTGGGGAAGCTCGAGCACTTCGCCCAGGGCGTCATCGAGGGCGAGGCCGACGCCGTGCTGGCCGCCAGCGTCTTCCACTTCGGCGAGCTCACCGTCCGCCAGGTGAAGGAGCACATGCGCGCCCAAGGCATCCCCGTGAGGCTGTGA
- the hisI gene encoding phosphoribosyl-AMP cyclohydrolase — protein MDMPELTYNADGLVPCIVQDADTLEVLMMAWMNEESLELTLECGETVFWSRSRQELWHKGATSGNVQKLVELRYDCDADTLLALVHPAGPACHTGERTCFFRTIA, from the coding sequence ATGGACATGCCCGAACTGACCTACAACGCCGACGGGCTCGTCCCGTGCATCGTGCAGGATGCGGACACCCTCGAGGTGCTCATGATGGCGTGGATGAACGAGGAGTCGCTCGAGCTGACGCTCGAATGCGGCGAGACGGTGTTCTGGAGCCGCAGCCGCCAGGAGCTGTGGCATAAGGGTGCCACGTCGGGCAACGTGCAGAAGCTCGTCGAGCTGCGCTACGACTGCGATGCCGACACGCTGCTCGCGCTCGTGCATCCGGCGGGTCCCGCCTGCCACACGGGGGAGCGCACCTGCTTCTTCCGCACCATCGCGTAG
- the fsa gene encoding fructose-6-phosphate aldolase produces the protein MKFFLDTADLNEIEEAASWGVLAGVTTNPTLYARTGGKLDDFHNHIKRICDIVAGPVSAESVAMTRDEIIRDGRELAALADNVVVKIPTMVEGLAATKALSEEGIPVNMTLCFSVPQAIMAARAGARYISPFVGRFDDIAEDGIAQLADVVAAVNNYDFGHDVEIIAASVRSANHVTQAALMGADIATVPFAALKKCVQHPLTDRGLDAFMKDWEKVQQA, from the coding sequence GTGAAGTTTTTTCTGGACACCGCCGATCTCAACGAAATAGAGGAGGCGGCCAGCTGGGGCGTGCTCGCCGGCGTCACCACGAACCCGACGCTGTACGCGCGCACCGGCGGCAAGCTCGACGATTTCCATAACCACATCAAGCGCATCTGCGACATCGTGGCCGGCCCCGTCTCGGCCGAAAGCGTCGCCATGACGCGCGACGAGATCATCCGCGACGGCCGCGAGCTGGCCGCGCTCGCCGACAACGTGGTCGTGAAGATCCCGACCATGGTGGAAGGCCTCGCCGCCACCAAGGCGCTCTCCGAGGAGGGCATCCCCGTCAACATGACGCTGTGCTTCAGCGTGCCGCAGGCCATCATGGCCGCGCGCGCCGGCGCCCGCTACATCAGCCCCTTCGTCGGCCGCTTCGACGACATCGCCGAGGACGGCATCGCGCAGCTCGCCGACGTGGTGGCTGCCGTGAACAACTACGACTTCGGCCACGACGTGGAAATCATCGCCGCGTCGGTGCGCAGCGCGAACCACGTGACGCAGGCCGCCCTCATGGGCGCCGACATCGCCACGGTGCCGTTCGCCGCGCTCAAGAAGTGCGTGCAGCATCCGTTGACGGATCGCGGCCTCGATGCGTTCATGAAGGACTGGGAGAAAGTTCAGCAGGCATGA
- the rho gene encoding transcription termination factor Rho produces the protein MSENEATSTAPAAAPAKRRSTSVNAKSASKAEGAATPGRNSSATRTPRKSVKAGGTQQQQQQQGSGSNNRRQNASNAGKPNNNSGGNNNRQKQGGGQNRQNNNQNQRRQRRQHDNNRGGNREVQPSVSREELAKLKVAELREKAAELNLDVTGLKKAELVEAVFGASVKAEGFIEVSGILDILADGYGFLRTQGYLPSETDCYVGLSTIRRNGLRKGDLVTGQTRPARENEKYAAIQKVTAVNGTPVEELGSRVRFGDLTPVYPDECLTMEHGKNTVTARVIDLVSPIGKGQRGLIVSPPKAGKTTILKDIAAAISANNPEVHLMCLLVDERPEEVTDMERSIKGEVISSTFDMPTENHIAVSELVIERAKRLVECGKDVVVLLDSLTRLARAYNLAQPASGRILSGGVDSTALYPPKRFLGAARNIEHGGSLTILASALVDTGSKMDEVIFEEFKGTGNMELKLDRNLADRRIFPAIDPVASGTRKEDLLLEPQEAPLIWAVRRILANTNSTERAMDMLIKSLKQTETNQEFLVRTAKKAQHTKADGSLEF, from the coding sequence ATGAGCGAAAACGAAGCAACCTCAACGGCTCCCGCAGCCGCACCCGCCAAGCGCCGCTCGACGAGCGTGAACGCCAAATCGGCAAGCAAGGCGGAAGGCGCGGCCACGCCGGGCCGCAACTCGTCGGCCACGCGCACGCCGCGCAAGTCGGTGAAGGCCGGCGGGACGCAGCAGCAACAGCAGCAACAAGGTTCCGGCTCGAACAACCGCCGCCAGAACGCCTCGAACGCGGGCAAGCCCAACAACAACAGCGGCGGCAACAACAACCGCCAGAAGCAGGGCGGCGGCCAGAACCGGCAGAACAACAACCAGAACCAGCGCCGCCAACGCCGCCAGCACGACAACAACCGCGGCGGCAACCGCGAAGTCCAGCCCAGCGTGTCGCGCGAGGAGCTGGCGAAGCTCAAGGTGGCCGAGCTGCGCGAGAAGGCCGCCGAGCTCAACCTCGACGTGACGGGCCTCAAGAAGGCCGAGCTCGTCGAAGCCGTGTTCGGCGCCAGCGTCAAGGCCGAGGGCTTCATCGAGGTGTCGGGCATCCTCGACATCCTCGCCGACGGCTACGGCTTCCTGCGCACGCAGGGCTACCTGCCCAGCGAGACGGACTGCTACGTGGGACTGTCCACCATCCGCCGCAACGGTCTGCGCAAGGGCGACCTCGTGACCGGCCAGACGCGCCCGGCGCGCGAGAACGAGAAGTACGCCGCCATCCAGAAGGTGACGGCCGTCAACGGCACCCCGGTCGAAGAGCTGGGAAGCCGCGTCCGCTTCGGCGACCTCACCCCGGTCTACCCGGACGAGTGCCTCACCATGGAGCACGGCAAGAACACCGTCACCGCGCGCGTCATCGACCTCGTGTCGCCCATCGGCAAGGGCCAGCGCGGGCTCATCGTCAGCCCCCCGAAGGCGGGCAAGACCACCATCCTCAAGGACATCGCAGCCGCCATCAGCGCGAACAATCCCGAAGTGCACCTCATGTGCCTGCTCGTGGACGAGCGTCCCGAGGAAGTCACCGACATGGAGCGCTCCATCAAGGGCGAGGTCATCTCCTCGACGTTCGATATGCCCACCGAGAACCACATCGCCGTGTCCGAGCTGGTCATCGAGCGCGCGAAGCGCCTCGTCGAATGCGGCAAGGACGTCGTCGTGCTGCTCGACTCGCTCACGCGCCTCGCGCGCGCCTACAACCTGGCGCAGCCGGCCTCGGGCCGCATCCTGTCGGGCGGCGTCGATTCCACGGCGCTCTACCCGCCCAAGCGCTTCCTGGGCGCCGCGCGCAACATCGAGCACGGCGGCAGCCTCACCATCCTGGCCTCGGCGCTCGTGGACACGGGCTCGAAGATGGACGAGGTCATTTTCGAGGAGTTCAAGGGCACCGGCAACATGGAGCTCAAGCTCGACCGCAACCTGGCCGACCGCCGCATCTTCCCGGCCATCGACCCGGTGGCTTCGGGCACGCGCAAGGAAGACCTGCTGCTCGAGCCGCAGGAGGCGCCGCTCATCTGGGCCGTGCGCCGCATCCTCGCGAACACGAACAGCACCGAGCGCGCCATGGACATGCTCATCAAGTCGCTCAAGCAGACCGAGACGAACCAGGAGTTCCTCGTACGCACGGCGAAGAAGGCCCAGCACACCAAGGCGGACGGGTCGCTCGAGTTCTAG
- the sppA gene encoding signal peptide peptidase SppA, producing the protein MSQDNNWQQQVWQQPAAPQQPTPQSAPYGYAVQQPPKKSRGWIVALVAVVLVFALLALGMWSCTSVMSSSFGSFGASAATDDVDYLTGDAVGVIDIDGTIQYDGTTSSPEGLKAQLDRAEKNSHIKAIVLRVNSGGGTATAGEEMADYVREFSERSGKPVVVSSASMNASAAYEISSQADYIYTAKTTAIGAIGTAMQITDLSGLMEKLGISVDNVTSADSKDSSYGTRPLTDEERAYYQDQVDQINETFIQTVAEGRDMSVEDVRALATGLTFTGMTAVENGLADEIGTKDDAVAKAAELANTTHYTTVTLQDSSSSLSSLLDLMSESNVSTDDIARALKELDNDGSIAQ; encoded by the coding sequence ATGTCTCAAGATAACAACTGGCAGCAGCAGGTGTGGCAGCAGCCAGCCGCGCCGCAGCAACCGACCCCGCAGAGCGCTCCGTACGGCTACGCCGTGCAGCAGCCTCCGAAGAAAAGCCGTGGGTGGATCGTGGCCCTCGTGGCCGTCGTGCTCGTGTTCGCGCTGCTGGCGCTGGGCATGTGGTCGTGCACGTCCGTCATGTCCTCGTCGTTCGGCTCCTTCGGCGCCTCCGCCGCAACCGACGACGTCGACTACCTCACGGGCGATGCGGTGGGCGTCATCGACATCGACGGCACCATCCAGTACGACGGCACCACCTCGAGCCCCGAGGGCCTCAAGGCCCAGCTCGACCGTGCCGAGAAGAACAGCCACATCAAGGCGATCGTGCTGCGCGTGAACTCCGGCGGCGGCACCGCAACTGCGGGCGAGGAGATGGCCGACTACGTGCGCGAGTTCTCCGAGCGCTCCGGCAAGCCCGTCGTGGTGTCGAGCGCGTCCATGAACGCGAGCGCCGCCTACGAGATATCCTCGCAGGCCGACTACATCTACACGGCCAAGACCACGGCCATCGGCGCCATCGGCACGGCCATGCAGATCACCGACCTGTCGGGCCTCATGGAGAAGCTGGGCATCTCGGTGGACAACGTCACGAGCGCCGACAGCAAGGACTCCAGCTACGGCACGCGCCCGCTCACCGACGAGGAGCGCGCCTACTACCAGGATCAGGTCGACCAGATCAACGAGACGTTCATCCAGACCGTGGCCGAGGGCCGCGACATGTCCGTCGAAGACGTGCGCGCGCTGGCCACGGGCCTCACGTTCACCGGCATGACGGCGGTCGAGAACGGCCTGGCCGACGAGATCGGCACGAAGGACGATGCGGTGGCGAAGGCGGCCGAGCTCGCGAACACCACGCATTACACCACGGTCACCCTCCAGGATTCCTCGAGCAGCCTTTCGAGCCTGCTCGATCTCATGTCCGAAAGCAACGTCTCCACCGACGATATCGCCCGAGCGCTGAAGGAGCTGGACAACGATGGCAGCATCGCCCAATAG
- a CDS encoding methionine--tRNA ligase, with protein MAASPNSNERISWPKRAVVTAGMPYGNKPLHFGHIAGVFVPADAFARFLRDRIGAANVRFISGTDCFGSPINEGYRKLVEAGEFDGSIADYVERNHEAQKRTLESYGISLSIYEGSGMGHSGDVHQLISEKFIEKLHENGHLQRRATLQFYDTEADTFLNGRQVTGRCPVQGCKSEHAYADECDLGHSYAPEDLIAPKSSLTGTTPEMRPVENWYFDLPVFADFLRGHVAALEADPEVRAIVGQTIKEFLAPPVVYIKNDAREAYEAVAGELPAHELREADKGKQSFEIEFATIDDRDAAREVLGRAGIRFRTGKALVPFRITGNIEWGVKAPVIEGLEGLTVWCWPESLWAPMSFTMAINDKMGLPRGSWRDYWCSEDAEVYQFIGQDNLYFYGVAQPALIEALRPGDILAPGVTEHPIRQTTLVANHHILFGDKKASSSGSVKPPTADELLDHYTVEQLRAHFLALGLDQKSVGFKPKPFLATPEELEDPRVADPVLKEGALLTNVFNRLARSCFYEAQKNFEGYMPLGEVSEDVVAKVHEVLRAYDETMHRVELHTIMSIMDEFIRWANKRWSDGIREAENTGDDELRRQVLVDSFFLLRMATLLMHPVVPAGAEKICDYLSFEFDDFFSWNYDFEGMEELCSAGEITEARHRIRELPPRFDFFAKHPSQYK; from the coding sequence ATGGCAGCATCGCCCAATAGCAACGAACGGATCTCGTGGCCCAAGCGCGCCGTGGTCACGGCGGGCATGCCCTACGGCAACAAGCCGCTGCACTTCGGCCACATCGCCGGCGTGTTCGTGCCGGCCGACGCCTTCGCCCGCTTCCTGCGCGACCGCATCGGCGCCGCCAACGTGCGCTTCATCAGCGGCACGGACTGTTTCGGCTCGCCCATCAACGAGGGCTACCGCAAGCTCGTGGAGGCGGGGGAGTTCGACGGCTCCATCGCCGACTACGTCGAGCGCAACCATGAGGCGCAGAAGCGCACGCTGGAGTCCTACGGCATCAGCCTGTCCATCTACGAGGGGTCGGGGATGGGCCACTCGGGCGACGTGCACCAGCTGATCAGCGAGAAGTTCATCGAGAAGCTGCACGAGAACGGGCATTTGCAGCGTCGCGCCACGCTGCAGTTCTACGATACGGAAGCCGACACGTTCCTCAACGGCCGCCAGGTGACGGGGCGCTGCCCCGTGCAGGGCTGCAAGTCCGAGCACGCCTACGCCGACGAGTGCGACCTCGGGCACAGCTACGCGCCCGAGGACCTCATCGCGCCGAAGTCGTCGCTGACCGGCACCACGCCCGAGATGCGTCCCGTGGAGAACTGGTACTTCGACCTGCCCGTGTTCGCCGACTTCCTGCGCGGCCACGTGGCGGCGCTCGAGGCCGACCCCGAGGTGCGCGCCATCGTGGGGCAGACCATCAAGGAATTCCTCGCCCCGCCCGTCGTCTACATCAAGAACGACGCGCGCGAGGCCTACGAGGCCGTGGCCGGCGAGCTGCCGGCCCACGAGCTGCGCGAGGCCGATAAGGGCAAGCAGAGCTTCGAGATCGAGTTCGCCACCATCGACGACCGCGACGCGGCGCGCGAGGTGCTGGGGCGGGCGGGCATCCGCTTCCGCACGGGCAAGGCGCTCGTGCCGTTCCGCATCACGGGCAACATCGAGTGGGGCGTGAAGGCGCCGGTCATCGAGGGGCTCGAGGGCCTCACGGTGTGGTGCTGGCCCGAGAGCCTGTGGGCGCCCATGTCGTTCACGATGGCGATCAACGACAAGATGGGGCTGCCGCGCGGAAGCTGGCGCGACTACTGGTGCTCGGAGGACGCCGAGGTGTACCAGTTCATCGGCCAGGACAACCTGTACTTCTACGGTGTGGCGCAGCCGGCGCTCATCGAGGCGCTGCGTCCCGGCGACATCCTCGCACCCGGGGTCACCGAGCACCCCATCCGCCAGACCACGCTCGTGGCGAACCATCACATCCTGTTCGGCGACAAGAAAGCCTCGTCGTCGGGGTCGGTGAAGCCGCCCACGGCCGACGAGCTGCTGGACCACTACACCGTCGAGCAGCTGCGCGCGCACTTCCTGGCGCTCGGCCTCGATCAGAAGTCGGTGGGCTTCAAGCCCAAGCCGTTCCTCGCCACCCCCGAGGAGCTCGAGGACCCGCGCGTGGCCGACCCGGTGCTCAAGGAGGGCGCGCTGCTGACGAACGTGTTCAACCGTCTGGCCCGCAGCTGCTTCTACGAGGCGCAGAAGAACTTCGAGGGCTATATGCCCTTGGGCGAGGTGTCCGAGGACGTGGTGGCGAAGGTGCACGAGGTGCTGCGCGCCTACGACGAGACGATGCATCGCGTGGAGCTGCACACCATCATGTCGATCATGGACGAGTTCATCCGCTGGGCGAACAAGCGCTGGTCGGACGGCATCCGCGAGGCCGAGAACACGGGCGACGACGAGCTGCGTCGCCAGGTGCTCGTGGACTCGTTCTTCCTGCTGCGCATGGCCACGCTGCTCATGCACCCCGTGGTGCCGGCCGGTGCCGAGAAGATCTGCGACTACCTCAGCTTCGAGTTCGACGACTTCTTCAGCTGGAACTACGACTTCGAGGGCATGGAGGAGCTGTGCAGCGCCGGCGAGATCACCGAGGCGCGCCACCGCATCCGCGAGCTGCCGCCCCGCTTCGATTTCTTCGCCAAGCACCCGAGCCAGTACAAGTAG
- a CDS encoding methyltransferase family protein, with product MAFLLMIPLFLIRFGLLGALDKGALARAAHFAPLVGREKIAYGVYQISNVALIVYPCFLGIELEPSYLFGAGLVVYGAGVVLLVASTVQFARPSASGLLETGVYRISRNPMYVAYFLYFLGCALLTQSLALLVLVLVFQAAAHFIIKAEERECEATFGDEYRAYCQRVRRYL from the coding sequence ATGGCGTTCCTTCTGATGATCCCGCTGTTCCTTATTCGGTTCGGCTTGCTGGGCGCCCTCGACAAGGGTGCGCTTGCGCGGGCGGCGCACTTCGCGCCGCTGGTGGGTCGGGAGAAGATCGCCTACGGGGTGTACCAGATCTCCAACGTCGCCCTCATCGTGTACCCGTGCTTCCTCGGCATCGAACTGGAGCCGTCGTACCTGTTCGGCGCGGGGCTCGTCGTGTACGGGGCGGGGGTCGTCCTGCTCGTTGCGTCGACGGTGCAGTTCGCGCGCCCGTCGGCGAGCGGCCTGCTGGAGACGGGCGTCTACCGCATCTCCCGCAACCCGATGTACGTGGCGTACTTCCTGTACTTCCTCGGATGCGCGCTGCTCACGCAATCGCTCGCGTTGCTCGTGCTGGTGCTGGTGTTCCAGGCGGCCGCCCACTTCATCATCAAGGCTGAGGAGCGCGAGTGCGAAGCGACGTTCGGCGATGAATATCGCGCCTACTGCCAGCGCGTGCGAAGGTACCTATAG
- a CDS encoding molybdopterin-dependent oxidoreductase, whose product MAYNPKKIAGGVAGGALLMFGAAGAFGAAAGLPQTADADPIATTHTVGNHEVTAQWFDEGDESFVSVPDAQGTFSFNQEGVTPNDELFNVFGAALTSMCSKPATEFADVEGGVANFYVNVGGNIKKNFTIDVRDLADDASQETMMACSCATGSPFGQAAVMGVPLSAVVEMADLEDGVNTITAYGADGFGQPLPLRYALEKNALLVYQVNGQELEAATGSSLQLWMPETVARYFTRDIVNIELTQEDAEPDVQVVDPCYRNKINIMNYADDCVFKAGDEITFEGVADDLGSPIAAIEFSFDNGRTWTSCDTDGATADKWVNWQFTTSFEEKGDYRMTVRAKTADGMVSPLAATLLFEVA is encoded by the coding sequence ATGGCTTACAACCCCAAGAAGATCGCGGGCGGCGTGGCCGGAGGGGCGCTGCTCATGTTCGGAGCGGCGGGCGCGTTCGGCGCCGCAGCCGGACTGCCGCAGACCGCCGACGCGGACCCGATCGCCACGACGCACACCGTGGGCAACCACGAAGTGACGGCCCAGTGGTTCGACGAAGGCGACGAATCCTTCGTATCCGTGCCCGACGCGCAGGGAACGTTCTCCTTCAACCAGGAGGGCGTCACCCCCAACGACGAGCTGTTCAACGTGTTCGGCGCGGCGCTGACCAGCATGTGCTCGAAGCCCGCCACCGAGTTCGCCGACGTGGAGGGCGGCGTTGCCAACTTCTACGTGAACGTGGGCGGCAACATCAAGAAGAACTTCACCATCGACGTGCGCGACCTGGCCGACGACGCCAGCCAGGAAACGATGATGGCGTGCTCGTGCGCCACCGGCTCCCCCTTCGGCCAGGCGGCCGTCATGGGCGTGCCGCTGTCGGCCGTGGTGGAGATGGCCGACCTCGAGGACGGCGTGAACACCATCACCGCCTACGGCGCGGACGGCTTCGGCCAGCCGCTGCCGCTGCGCTACGCGCTCGAGAAGAACGCGCTGCTGGTGTACCAGGTGAACGGCCAGGAGCTTGAGGCGGCCACCGGGTCGAGCCTGCAGCTGTGGATGCCCGAGACGGTGGCGCGCTACTTCACGCGCGACATCGTGAACATCGAGCTGACGCAGGAGGATGCGGAGCCCGACGTGCAGGTCGTCGACCCGTGCTACCGCAACAAGATCAACATCATGAACTACGCCGACGACTGCGTCTTCAAGGCCGGCGACGAGATCACGTTCGAGGGCGTGGCGGACGATCTGGGAAGCCCCATCGCCGCCATCGAGTTCTCCTTCGACAACGGCCGCACCTGGACGTCGTGCGACACCGACGGCGCCACGGCCGATAAGTGGGTGAACTGGCAGTTCACCACGTCGTTCGAGGAAAAGGGCGACTACCGCATGACCGTGCGCGCGAAGACCGCCGACGGCATGGTGTCCCCGCTCGCGGCGACCCTGCTGTTCGAAGTGGCCTAG